The region TCAGATGATGGGACATTCCGTTGCCATTCATACCCGCACCTACCACCGATGGTTAACCCGCCGCGATCAGCAGCAAGCCGTTAATCGGGCTCTACAGGAACGGACACCCAATGCCAAGTTCTAGACGGATGGAGTGCGAAATACGACTGACTCAGAAACGCTGACAGGCGGGAATACCAACCCCTTCCTCAAGGAGCGATCGCAGCACGGCGGCGCATAGCTGAGTCACATCGAGACGAAATTGAGCTTGCTCTGGATTGTGTTTCCATGCGTGAGTGCTCATCCGGCTTTGGGCATGGAAAGCCTGAAAGTGGATACTGAGCTCTGCGGCAATGCGGAGGTATCGCTTAGGATTATCGACTGATGATAGGTGTAACACTGCGACTTCGTCACACGCATCGATAAGAGCCTGAAGGATTTGATGCTCAGCCTTCGTAGCATGGGCAAGATTCCTCTCGTTTTCCGGAGTTGGCAAATGCTCTCCCAAGGTAGAGGTAAATTTAGTTGTAGGAGAATATCCTTTTATGTCAGAGTTGACTGCTGTTGCAAGGTGAAGGAGTGAAAGGCAACGGGCGATCGCGTGTTGAATGTTGAACAGTTCGGGAGACGCTTGCAGATCTTTAATGAGAGAACTGAGACTCTTGGTTTTTACCTGATTAACCCACGGTTTGGTAAGTATTTGGCGGTTTAGCACTAGCGTAGTCATCCACGACAAAAGTCCAGTTTCGGTCACGTAAATGTGTAGGTAGCCCGAAGGCGCTTTTTCCAGAATGAGATGGGATGATAGTGGCCTGTGCAACTTGTAGAAGAAGGGGTTGTTCTGCTGTGCGTTCAGGTTCGGTTGTGGCTCCTCCATGGAAACTAAGCTATGAATTAACCTATCTGCGATCTCGGGTGCAGGTAAATTGCAAAGTGCTGATAGTTTGAGTGCAACTGCGGAAACATAGTGAATTTGTGTATCGTCTCTTACTCTACGGATTGGAATGTCAAGAATTGTCTGAGATGTATTATGGTTTGGGAGAAAGGTTAGGCTTTGAAAGGGAAGGCATCGTTTGATGGACAAGGCTCCGGCATCGATGGCGTGGCGTATTGTATTAGCTAATACAAAGCGAGGTGCGTTTTCGGCTAAGTCTGCTAGTGTGAGATGGCGCATCGGAATTTGAGTCGTCTTATCCCTGTGGTGTCTCAATTAGCCTCATGCTGATATCCCTAGAGTTCGCGTCTGGTGAACCCCATCCGTTAGTATGCGGGTTAAGATCAATCCTTACGGCATCATTTAGACGTTGGCCAATCATTGTTCGTATTATTGAAGTAAGTCGTCTGGTTAGGCAAATTCTCCCCTAGATTACTGTTCGTATCTGTATATTCTCTTTTCGTCCATTTGCAACTGTTGAATATCGCTTAATCCTATGTACTCAGTATCACCTGAACCAGAGACATCTCGGCCGTTTCTGACTTGGCAACGAGTCTTAGATTGGGCTCAAGAACACTACCGCTATCGGGTCTTTAGTAAAGATGAGAAAATTCCTGCTCGCCCTGGCTTGCTGTATTTAGTTCACAAAGGAGCTGTACGTCTTGTTGGTGAGGCACAGGTTACGGTGTCCTCTGCCAGTCGTTCAGCCTCTTCCATTGCTCACATTAACTCCGAGGAAGCGTTTTTAGGTTTTGTCGGGGCAGGGCAGCCGTTTGAGATCGTTGCTCAGTCTCCCTTTTCACTTCAGAGTTTTGCCCATGTGGATCAAACGGCTGTGATCTGGATGTACTGGAACGATCTAGATAACTGGCCCCATTTCCGGCGAGAGGTACTCGATGCGTTCCGTTACCAGCACCAGCGTAAGCTTCTGTGGCTGAGCACCCTGGGACAGCGGCGCACCATCGATCGCTTGCTGGGATTTTTAACATTGTTAATTGAAGAGTTTGGTGAGCCTTGTTCGGAGGGGTACTGCCTGCCTTGGACGTTGACCCATGCGCAAATTGGTAGTGCGATTGGGTCTACACGAGTTACGGTAACACGACTGATAGGTAAGCTCCGTCAGCGCGGTATGATTCGGAGCTATGGCGACAATCTGTTATGTCTTCCGGCAGATCACGATAAGACGCAATAGCTCTGATCACGGCACAGGTACGAAGTCATACCCGTAACCGGAGCGGTTTCCAGGCTCAATCGTAACCAGTTGGGCAGCACGGTTTCGATCGCCCGATGCCATGAACTGGATGTTTCCAGATGCGCCTGGAACAGAGAAGCTAGGAGCGCTCAGAGCTTCCTGTAATCCGGCGCGGGTTGGGTTTGCCCTGAGGCCGTTGGCGATCGCCATGGTGGCGTCATAGGCGAGGGCGGTGCGCCAGCTCACATCGCCTCCCCACATTTGCCGCGCAGCAGCCGGAAAGGGCGAGTTTGGGTTCGCATCTCGGTTCCACGGTGCGGCAATCACCATGCCCACCGCATCTTGACCTACAGTTTGCAGGATTTCGGCATTGTACAAGCTATCTCCTCCCAGGAGCTTAAGCTGGCCTTGGTTTGCCGTAATCACTTGGAACGCCTGACTGCGCGTCGGCGTATTGGCTGCTAGCATCAGTGCTTCGGCTCCTCGATCCCTGGCCTGTTTAAGGCTATCAAAGGCGTTAAAGGATGCTGCCGTATTGAGATCAATCTCGGCCACAACGTTTCCGCCTTCCGTCAACACAATGGAGGAAAACGCATCCTTGAGGGATTTGCTATAGTCGCTCTGGCTGTTGTAGAAGACTGCTACATTGCGAACACCCATTTGTTCAATCATGTGGCGAGCTAGGCTATCGGCGGCGATGCGATCGCTCTGAACCGTGCGAAAAATATAGTCACCTACAGAAGAAAGGGCAACTGAGGTGCTGGTCGGAGACATCATTACCAATCCGGCTTGCTGGTAAATCGCGCTCGCCGCCAGAGAAGTATCACTGCTGAAATGTCCAATCACGGCGAGGACATCTTTCTGATCGACTAACGCATCTGCTAGTTTGGTCGCTGTTTGTGGGTTGTTGGCGTCGTCTGCCATCAGAACTTTCAGGGGAGTTCCTTGAATTCCCCCAGCATCGTTAATTTCTGTTTGGGCTTGGGCAACGCCCCGCAGAATTTCTAAGGCGGCATCAGGAGCGCTGCTGGCTGGAATGGCAACGGCAATGGTGTAGGAGGTTTGGTCGCCGATTTGGGCGTTGTTGAGATAGATGCGGGCTTCTGGATCATTCCGATTTTGGGCTAAGGACTGATCCAAGAGAGCGATCGCTTGGTCATAGTTGCCCTTGGCGATCGCCTCTACGGCCTGCTGCTTTTGAGGAGATGCCCCGTCAGGTAGAATGAGGCGATCGCCCGTGCTCAGCGAATAGGATCCCGATGGACTAGGAGATGGGGTGGGAGAGGTACCGCTGTCTATTGTCGTCACACTACCACTCGACGAGAAAAGCCCTAATTGGCGGGCTAACCACCATCCTCCAAACCCCAGCAGTCCAAGGGTAATCAGGAGAGACAGAATAAGAATCGGAGTATCGTTTTTCTGAGCCATGAAAACTCTGCCTGTAGGTGAATAGCGGTTTAGTCCTCAACCCAACTGGAGCGCCAAGCACTTTCCGCCTCGGCGATCGCCTTTTCGTGATGTTTGCGCCGATATTCATGGTGGAGTTGGGTCAGACGAGTCGATAGGTCGCGAATTTTAGTGCGCCCAGGCATCAGCTCTGGATTGGCAAACTCAATTTCAGACAGTCGCATGTGAATGACCGTAATTTGAGCGGAGGGCATCTCACCATCGGCACTTTTAGACTCTGTTTCAAGGCGTAGCTTTAAGAGATTCGGGGCAGGGCCTGAACTTTCGGCAATCATATCCGCCTTTGAGGCAATTTCAATGAGCGCATCGGGTAGGACATCAGATAAGATGTCTGCATCTTGAAAGCAGCGATTGGCCGCATGGGAAATATCTTGCAATGTTTCCACAATAGCGTCCTCAATACTGTCTTGCCAGTGTGCCAACGTCCGAGGTGTTAAGGGTTGAGTCATAGGATGGGTTGGCGCTTCAGGGGCGATCGCTGTTTCCGCTATCCCAGTTTCCGCTATCCCATTGGAGGGTTGATTCACACCTAAATCCAATAATTCGGGTTCCAAAGGGGCTAGGGGAGGTAAAGGCTCGGCATCGTGAACCGTAGCAGTACCAGAAGAATCTGCATTTGAACCTAAGCCGGACGGAAAAGGTCGTTTGATCAAATCCGTCAATCGTTGCTGAACCTCCTGCCCCAGTGCTCGAATGTCACCCTGGAGGTTTTGCCGTTCCTGAAAAGACAACCTCAAGAATGCTTCCGGAAAGCCCTGGGTGCATAGATGGTAGCTCGCCAGAATGAACTGTCGGCGTGCTGATTGTCCTAATTCAGTGAGGTAGTCTTGGTAGGTGCTGTAGAGATCCTGAGCCAGTCTTTGCAGAATGTTTTCTAAGGCTGCTAGATCGTTTTCAATCGTTTGAACGGATCGAATCATAGGCTCACCTCCTACTCTCGACAATAGTGGGGCGATCGCTCCCGACTTACCCAACTCTGGTGAAAAAGTTACAATACTGTCACTATAGCGGCTTATATGGTTTACCAGCGATGTCTCTGGGGTTTGTGAAGGCGATCCGCCCACGATAATCATCCGGAATAAGAAAGAGGTCAGCCACCTATCTGATTAGCTAACCTCTCCTTACAATATCTCTGACGCTTCAGAGTCAAAGATAGCCTACTTTTTGTTCTTCTTCTTCTTCTTTCCAGATTCAGGCTGCGATGCTGCAGGTTTTGCGGCCTTCGGTTCCTCTGCCTTCGGAGGTTCTTCAGCCTGTTTAACCTGAGTTTGAGCCGCAACGGTGACGGGAATCACTTCACCAACACGGACTTGGCGAGGTTCTTCAGCCTGTTTAACCTGAGTTTGAGCCGCAACCTCAGCTGCAAAATCAGACTCCTCTTTTTCGATGCCTTCACCGAGAACGAATCGGGCAAAGCGACGAACTTGGATGTTCTCACCCAGAGTTGCTACGTTCTGCTTGATCAACTCTTCCACCGTGATGGTTTGATCCTTAATATAGGGCTGATCCATCAAGGAGATTTCCTTCAGACGCTTTTCAATACGTCCTTGGACAATTTTTTCCCGAATGTTCTCCGGTTTGTCAGATAGATCATCGCGACCCATCTCGATGGCTTTCTCTCGTTCTGCAAACTCTGCAGGAATGTCGGTTGTTCGCACGTACTCCACGTTAGGGCATGCCGCAATTTGCATCGCCACATCCTTCGCCAGAGCTTGAAAGGCTTCATTGCGGGCAACAAAGTCAGTCTGGCAGTTGATTTCCACCAAAACACCCACGCGACCACCCGTATGAATATAACTTGCTACCAACCCTTCGGCGGCCACTCTACTGAATTTCTTCTCAGCAGAAGAAATCCCCTTTTGACGCAACCATTCGGCTGCCTTGTCCATATCTCCGTCGTTTTCCTGCAAGGCTTTCTTGCAGTCCATCATGCCTGCGCCTGTGCGTTCGCGCAGTTCTTTCACACTCTGTGCAGATATTTCCGCCATGTCGATTCTGTCCTATCTCAGTTTGTCAATAGTTATCGGTATAGCGATCCTCGTTCAACGCGCGAAACGGGCAGAGTCTAGAGTAGATTCGTACCCGTTTTCGCAGGTTCATAACCCGTGGATGGGCATCCAGATTTTTGGGATGGATGAATACAGGTGAATAGACTAGCGTCTTGCCTTTGCAAGCAGCCATCGGCTACCTACAAAAGCCTATCACGGGACTATTCCTCTCCGGAGTCGTCGCTATCGTCTGCGAAATCGCTATCATCGGACTCATCGTCATCCATGGCCTCGTAGTCATACTCATCGTCTTCTCCGTCGAGCTGACCATGACGGCCTTCATAAATAGCATCGGCAAGCTTGCCCACAATTAGCTTGATGGAACGGATCGCATCATCATTTGCCGGAATAGGAATATCAACCAGGTCTGGATCGCAGTTTGTATCCAATAGTGAAATGATGGGAATTCCTAACTTCTGGCATTCTTGCACAGCGTTATATTCACGACGCTGATCCACAATGATGACGATATCGGGCAGCTTACGCATCGTCTTAATGCCACCTAAGTACTTTTGAAGCTTCTCCAATTCCCGACGGAGAACGGCTGCTTCTTTCTTAGGTAACAGATCAAGCGCACCACTTTCTTGGCGACGTTCTAATTCTTTCAGACGATCTACGCGGGTCTTGATCGTTGTCCAGTTGGTGAGCATTCCACCCAGCCAACGCTGGTTGATGAAGTACGCACCGCAGCGAGAAGCTTCCTGAGCCACGATTCCAGCCGCTTGCCGCTTTGTGCCTACAAACAGGACTTTCTTCCCTTGCTCAGAGGCATTCCGCACGTAGGCATAGGCTTCCTCTACGAGCTGAGCCGTTTGCACGAGGTCAATAATGTGAACCCCGTTCCGTGCAGTGTAGATGTAGGGAGACATCTTGGGATTCCAGCGGCGGGTTTGGTGCCCAAAGTGAACCCCTGACTCTAATAGTTGAGCCAATGAAACAACTGGCATATTTTTCTCCTTTCGGGTTTATCCTCCATCCAGGTGGATTCCAGACTGGCGATCGCCCTTATTAAAACAGCGATATAACTCCCGTCAGAACACCCGAAATCCTGGATGTGTGAATTTTGACAACTTTTCCATCATAGCCTAAAAGCATGATGGGACGCACTAGTTTAAGAGAGAAAACGCTAGGCCAGCTATAGGCATGGCATCAAGGCTCAATTGACACTGGCGTTCCCAATGCAACGTACTGATAGAGATCTTGAATGTCAGAGTTGTACATGCGGATACAGCCATGGGACACCGCTTGGCCGATCAAGTCCGTTTGGTTGGTACCGTGAAAGCCAATTTGATGCAATCCATCGGACCAAAATCCGATCCAGCGGGTGCCGAGGGGGCTATTTTCGCCGGGAGGAATCCACTCGCCTGTGATGGGATGTCGCCACACCGGATTTTCCTGCATATACATGACGCTGAAACTCCCTTGAGGCGTTTCCCATCCATCTTGTCCAATAGCGATGGGATAGCTGACCAGCACGGCATCGTTTTTGTAAACGTAGACTAGGCGATCGCTCAGATCAACAACGAGGCGAATCGTTTGTTGAGGAAACGCTGTTCGGACCACTTGGGCACCCAAGGTTTGCAGAAAAAGCTGGTTTGATCGCACCAAGGTTGTACCTGAGAAGGCAAAGGACTCCGGCTGTGATTGGTCTTGAATGACATGCTCTAGTTGCGATAGGAGCAGCAAGCCTCCGACTGAAAAGCAGGCGACCATTGCCCAGCGTGCCCGATACTCGTCCCGCTGAGCCTGGATCATGCGATCGCGTAGGTTTGTCATATCTGGGTCAGACTAAACAACCGCTACCCCTAGTATCGCCGATCGATCATTGCAGCGCTATGCACCTGTGAATCACTCGAACGTTATGGATTGATAACCTGCTGCGATCGCTCTCGG is a window of Synechococcales cyanobacterium T60_A2020_003 DNA encoding:
- a CDS encoding Crp/Fnr family transcriptional regulator, which encodes MYSVSPEPETSRPFLTWQRVLDWAQEHYRYRVFSKDEKIPARPGLLYLVHKGAVRLVGEAQVTVSSASRSASSIAHINSEEAFLGFVGAGQPFEIVAQSPFSLQSFAHVDQTAVIWMYWNDLDNWPHFRREVLDAFRYQHQRKLLWLSTLGQRRTIDRLLGFLTLLIEEFGEPCSEGYCLPWTLTHAQIGSAIGSTRVTVTRLIGKLRQRGMIRSYGDNLLCLPADHDKTQ
- a CDS encoding ABC transporter substrate-binding protein, whose translation is MAQKNDTPILILSLLITLGLLGFGGWWLARQLGLFSSSGSVTTIDSGTSPTPSPSPSGSYSLSTGDRLILPDGASPQKQQAVEAIAKGNYDQAIALLDQSLAQNRNDPEARIYLNNAQIGDQTSYTIAVAIPASSAPDAALEILRGVAQAQTEINDAGGIQGTPLKVLMADDANNPQTATKLADALVDQKDVLAVIGHFSSDTSLAASAIYQQAGLVMMSPTSTSVALSSVGDYIFRTVQSDRIAADSLARHMIEQMGVRNVAVFYNSQSDYSKSLKDAFSSIVLTEGGNVVAEIDLNTAASFNAFDSLKQARDRGAEALMLAANTPTRSQAFQVITANQGQLKLLGGDSLYNAEILQTVGQDAVGMVIAAPWNRDANPNSPFPAAARQMWGGDVSWRTALAYDATMAIANGLRANPTRAGLQEALSAPSFSVPGASGNIQFMASGDRNRAAQLVTIEPGNRSGYGYDFVPVP
- the tsf gene encoding translation elongation factor Ts gives rise to the protein MAEISAQSVKELRERTGAGMMDCKKALQENDGDMDKAAEWLRQKGISSAEKKFSRVAAEGLVASYIHTGGRVGVLVEINCQTDFVARNEAFQALAKDVAMQIAACPNVEYVRTTDIPAEFAEREKAIEMGRDDLSDKPENIREKIVQGRIEKRLKEISLMDQPYIKDQTITVEELIKQNVATLGENIQVRRFARFVLGEGIEKEESDFAAEVAAQTQVKQAEEPRQVRVGEVIPVTVAAQTQVKQAEEPPKAEEPKAAKPAASQPESGKKKKKNKK
- the rpsB gene encoding 30S ribosomal protein S2, which produces MPVVSLAQLLESGVHFGHQTRRWNPKMSPYIYTARNGVHIIDLVQTAQLVEEAYAYVRNASEQGKKVLFVGTKRQAAGIVAQEASRCGAYFINQRWLGGMLTNWTTIKTRVDRLKELERRQESGALDLLPKKEAAVLRRELEKLQKYLGGIKTMRKLPDIVIIVDQRREYNAVQECQKLGIPIISLLDTNCDPDLVDIPIPANDDAIRSIKLIVGKLADAIYEGRHGQLDGEDDEYDYEAMDDDESDDSDFADDSDDSGEE
- a CDS encoding L,D-transpeptidase, which codes for MIQAQRDEYRARWAMVACFSVGGLLLLSQLEHVIQDQSQPESFAFSGTTLVRSNQLFLQTLGAQVVRTAFPQQTIRLVVDLSDRLVYVYKNDAVLVSYPIAIGQDGWETPQGSFSVMYMQENPVWRHPITGEWIPPGENSPLGTRWIGFWSDGLHQIGFHGTNQTDLIGQAVSHGCIRMYNSDIQDLYQYVALGTPVSIEP